One stretch of Desulfovibrio sp. DNA includes these proteins:
- the mobH gene encoding MobH family relaxase, translated as MWSWWPRKREEKARARIAADDEKLGEIPRSPPFAKGLPAASVDRLLRDQTDILRLLRSDIALGNGEYERLIMPVIRKYTEFVHLLPASENNHHREAGGLLRHGFEVAHYAARRANGEVWDVGMYPERRQARGVAWVILAGVAGLLHDIGKVSSDIAVTTESGHCEWNPNKQSLLAWARDIQTERYFLRWKPFRKGRHKSMWSDPTHKIIEGDFDTWLGEQPEDLRAAFFDAVSGAVEGKLLDVVVAADMASTSADMKRRGAMIDPGIGVPVERYLIQAVRALITEGAQRWNVRGSALWHLRVDKADAAYLVWPAMAFQMIAKTREDNVPGIPQNPDVLLSILLERGIIVPSPDSEVLIQLLVDDMKKPLTFVKLADVSILNSHPPSVIEAKSPGSGQTNQQQPAPASPSTPKGAPAKPAPKVAPQKPAPKVLLPNNVVPLRPGQPIKTPVPVKEGSSPKAAAAPPSQTEPSVSQSSEVENAAPPAACGTVAAAEPTEDSAAAEKVYLCPGCNKVLEDVESGRCGKCGRAFDPALVKEEEQPQSAVGSDAAEQAVTPEAMPAEGGDGGGSEALASDVPGSEEQVCQEDIDDLIMADPVMTMPLWRAIKDPQIDANEFVKVTESGCFLRYPHFLKAAWPEGKDYEKGRQIMIEANLISAREPDDQGWIPLRRGPAEVLVPLITFVGLGPTDRSKPNRVEEDILKLFAERGARVLTLSAAEFNQYAKNMGLTPGAYTEAMMNSEFFVRRTLPKDGHQLELIRNHEG; from the coding sequence ATGTGGAGTTGGTGGCCGAGGAAACGAGAAGAAAAGGCTCGTGCGCGAATCGCTGCAGACGATGAAAAACTCGGTGAAATTCCGCGAAGCCCGCCCTTTGCCAAGGGCCTGCCGGCCGCCTCGGTCGATCGGCTGCTGCGCGACCAGACCGATATCCTGCGACTGCTGCGCAGCGATATCGCATTGGGCAACGGAGAATATGAGCGACTGATCATGCCAGTGATCAGGAAATACACGGAATTCGTGCACCTTCTGCCGGCTAGCGAAAATAATCATCACCGTGAAGCGGGTGGCCTACTTCGCCACGGATTCGAGGTTGCGCATTATGCAGCGCGCCGGGCCAATGGTGAAGTGTGGGACGTCGGTATGTACCCCGAACGCCGGCAAGCACGGGGAGTCGCCTGGGTGATTCTCGCCGGCGTCGCTGGGCTACTGCACGATATTGGAAAGGTGAGTTCAGACATCGCAGTGACCACCGAAAGCGGTCACTGCGAATGGAACCCAAACAAACAATCACTACTCGCCTGGGCGCGCGATATCCAGACTGAGCGATATTTTCTGCGCTGGAAGCCATTCCGCAAAGGTCGTCACAAAAGCATGTGGTCTGACCCCACGCACAAGATCATCGAAGGCGATTTTGATACTTGGCTCGGCGAGCAGCCAGAAGACCTGCGTGCCGCTTTTTTCGACGCAGTGTCAGGGGCAGTGGAAGGGAAACTGCTCGATGTCGTTGTCGCCGCCGACATGGCAAGCACAAGTGCCGACATGAAACGTCGGGGTGCGATGATCGATCCTGGCATTGGTGTACCCGTGGAGCGCTACCTGATCCAGGCGGTTCGAGCCCTGATCACCGAAGGCGCACAGCGATGGAACGTTCGAGGATCAGCGCTGTGGCACCTTCGTGTCGACAAGGCGGACGCAGCTTATCTCGTTTGGCCGGCGATGGCCTTTCAGATGATCGCGAAGACTAGGGAAGACAATGTCCCGGGTATTCCCCAAAACCCGGACGTGCTACTCAGCATATTATTGGAGCGCGGGATCATCGTTCCGTCGCCGGATAGCGAGGTGCTGATTCAGTTATTGGTCGACGACATGAAAAAGCCGTTGACCTTCGTGAAACTGGCTGACGTCAGCATTTTAAATAGCCATCCGCCAAGTGTGATTGAGGCTAAGTCACCAGGGAGTGGACAGACAAATCAGCAGCAGCCAGCGCCCGCAAGTCCATCGACGCCGAAGGGTGCTCCGGCAAAACCTGCGCCGAAGGTTGCGCCGCAGAAACCCGCACCGAAGGTGCTGCTGCCAAATAATGTTGTCCCCCTCCGGCCCGGCCAGCCCATCAAAACGCCCGTGCCAGTGAAGGAGGGCAGTTCGCCGAAGGCTGCGGCGGCTCCACCTTCTCAGACGGAGCCTTCGGTTTCCCAATCAAGCGAAGTAGAGAACGCGGCACCCCCCGCCGCCTGTGGCACAGTGGCGGCTGCTGAACCCACCGAAGACAGCGCCGCGGCGGAGAAGGTCTACTTGTGCCCTGGCTGCAACAAAGTGCTCGAAGACGTTGAGAGCGGCCGGTGCGGTAAGTGCGGCAGGGCCTTTGACCCGGCGCTGGTGAAAGAAGAAGAGCAGCCCCAGTCGGCGGTTGGCAGCGATGCCGCAGAACAGGCAGTGACGCCGGAGGCGATGCCTGCAGAGGGCGGTGATGGCGGTGGGTCGGAAGCTCTGGCATCCGATGTGCCGGGATCGGAGGAACAGGTCTGCCAGGAAGACATCGACGATCTGATAATGGCTGACCCCGTGATGACGATGCCGCTTTGGCGTGCGATCAAGGATCCGCAGATCGACGCAAATGAATTTGTGAAGGTGACCGAATCGGGGTGCTTCCTCCGGTATCCGCACTTCCTGAAGGCGGCCTGGCCCGAAGGCAAGGATTACGAAAAAGGCCGTCAAATCATGATTGAAGCCAACTTGATCTCGGCTAGGGAACCGGATGATCAAGGCTGGATTCCGCTGCGGCGAGGCCCGGCCGAGGTACTCGTTCCTCTGATTACCTTCGTCGGGCTCGGCCCTACGGATCGAAGCAAACCAAATAGAGTGGAAGAGGACATCTTGAAGCTGTTTGCCGAAAGAGGCGCCCGTGTCCTGACACTCTCGGCCGCCGAATTCAATCAGTATGCCAAAAACATGGGACTGACCCCCGGTGCCTATACCGAGGCCATGATGAACAGTGAATTTTTCGTTCGCCGTACCCTTCCAAAAGACGGCCATCAATTGGAGTTGATCCGGAATCATGAAGGCTGA
- a CDS encoding OmpA family protein, translated as MPTTPDSARFRVVFPLYIDRQKVSYCGRTLNNRALLKMHFRLRQVCFGALIGMMATGIVGCADDDPMNQVATGTPQPILADVPTGMLVPADYRPMARLVQLPRAGAAYIQPDIQQVVSTEPPLAVKVSSTPSPEGVIPSSPPVGTTSLQAPPAAEQKFQVFFDFAKATISAAAEQTLRQAMVSALASDVTTISVTGYTDSAGTDQYNLALSVERAKAVRNTLIRLGIPPAEIAIAGEGKTHQLVPTADGVREPQNRRVLILLH; from the coding sequence TTGCCAACTACGCCGGATTCTGCACGTTTTCGCGTTGTATTCCCCCTATATATTGATCGGCAAAAAGTCTCTTATTGCGGGAGAACACTGAACAATCGGGCGCTTCTAAAAATGCACTTCAGACTTCGGCAGGTTTGCTTCGGCGCATTAATTGGTATGATGGCTACAGGCATCGTTGGCTGTGCCGACGACGATCCGATGAACCAAGTCGCAACGGGTACTCCCCAGCCGATTCTGGCAGATGTTCCGACTGGCATGCTTGTGCCCGCCGACTATCGTCCGATGGCACGCCTGGTTCAGCTTCCACGGGCCGGGGCTGCCTATATCCAGCCAGATATTCAGCAGGTCGTTTCCACAGAGCCGCCTTTGGCGGTCAAGGTGTCCAGCACCCCATCGCCGGAAGGCGTAATTCCTTCATCTCCACCAGTTGGGACGACATCACTGCAGGCGCCACCTGCAGCCGAACAAAAGTTCCAAGTATTTTTCGACTTCGCAAAGGCCACGATCTCGGCTGCAGCGGAGCAGACATTAAGACAGGCCATGGTCAGCGCGCTGGCGTCCGACGTCACCACGATCTCCGTGACGGGCTACACCGATTCGGCCGGCACGGACCAATATAATTTGGCCTTGTCCGTGGAACGCGCCAAAGCGGTGCGGAATACCCTTATCAGATTGGGCATTCCTCCGGCCGAAATTGCAATCGCCGGCGAAGGCAAGACTCACCAACTCGTTCCCACAGCCGATGGCGTCCGCGAGCCACAAAACCGGCGTGTCTTGATCCTGCTGCACTGA